The sequence CCAGGGCTTCTTCGGCCCGTGGCTGCAGGACCATGACATCCAGATCGTGTTCGCCTTGCCGGGCATTGTGCTGGCGACGATCTTCGTCACCGTGCCGTTCGTGGCCCGCGAACTGATCCCGTTGATGCAGGAGCAGGGCACCCAGGAAGAAGAGGCCGCGCGCCTGTTGGGCGCCAACGGCTGGCAGATGTTCTGGCACGTCACCGTACCCAACATCAAATGGGGCCTGATCTATGGCGTGGTGCTGTGTACCGCACGGGCCATGGGTGAGTTTGGCGCAGTGTCGGTGGTGTCCGGGCACATCCGTGGTGTCACCAACACCCTGCCGCTGCACGTCGAGATTCTCTACAACGAATACAACCACGTCGCCGCGTTTGCGGTGGCGAGCCTGTTGCTGATCCTGGCGCTCTTCATCCTGCTGCTCAAGCAGTGGAGCGAGAACCGTATCAACCGCCTGCGCGCCAGTGCAGCTGAGGAATAACGCATGTCCATCGAAGTCCGTAATGTCAGCAAGAACTTCAACGCCTTCAAGGCCCTGGACAGCATCAGCCTGGATATCCAGAGCGGCGAGCTGGTGGCGTTGCTTGGCCCGTCCGGCTGTGGCAAGACCACCTTGCTGCGCATCATTGCCGGCCTGGAAACCCCGGACGCCGGCAGTATCGTGTTCCACGGCGAAGACGTCTCCGGCCACGACGTGCGTGATCGCAACGTCGGTTTTGTGTTCCAGCATTACGCGTTGTTCCGCCACATGACGGTGTTCGACAACGTCGCGTTCGGCCTGCGCATGAAACCGAAAAACCAGCGCCCCACTGAAAGCCAGATCGCGACCAAGGTTCACGAACTGCTGAACATGGTGCAGCTGGATTGGCTGTCCGACCGTTACCCGGAACAACTCTCCGGTGGCCAGCGCCAGCGTATCGCCCTGGCCCGCGCCTTGGCGGTGGAGCCCAAAGTGCTGCTGCTCGACGAGCCGTTCGGTGCCCTGGATGCCAAGGTCCGTAAAGAACTGCGCCGCTGGCTCGCGCGCCTGCACGAGGACATCAACCTGACTTCGGTATTCGTGACCCACGACCAGGAAGAAGCCATGGAAGTGGCTGACCGCATCGTGGTGATGAACAAGGGTGTGATCGAGCAGATCGGCTCGCCGGGTGATGTCTACGAAAATCCGGCCAGCGATTTTGTTTACCACTTCCTCGGCGACTCCAACCGTCTGCACCTGGGGGAGGACCAGCACGTGTTGTTCCGCCCGCACGAGGTGTCGTTGTCGCGCCATGAACTGGAAGATCACCATGCAGCCGAAGTGCGGGATATTCGTCCACTGGGTGCGACGACTCGGGTGACGTTGAAAGTCGAAGGCCAGAGCGAACTGATCGAAGCTGAAGTGGTGAAAGACCACGACAGCCTGACCGGTTTGGCGCGGGGCGAGACGTTGTTCTTCAAGCCGAAGGTTTGGCAGAAGGCCTGAACCTCAGGCTTATGAAGGTCTAATGTGGGAGCAAGCTTGCTCCCACATTCAGTAAGGGCTGCTGCCCAGTATTTTTTCACCCAACGCACTCAGTTGCGCCTGGGCATACCGCGTTTTTTCCCATTCCCGTGGATCCCCTGGAAACGCATACCCCTGCGGCGCACTGCGCTCGCGCCAGCTCTGCACCCGCCAGTCGCGCAGTTGTGCGTTGTCCGGCTGCGCCGGGCTAAAGGCAATGTACTGCGCGATACGCACCTGAGCCGCCGACGTATTGGGCCGGATGCCATGGGCCAGCAGACTGTTGAAAATCAGCAAGTCCCCCGCCTGCATCGGCACAAACTGCGCTTCCCACGGCAGCGTCGCCACGTCCGGGCGCCATGGGTCGCGCTCTTCAGGTGCGCTTTTGCGCCACTCAATAAAATCCTTGAACAGCTGTGGATAACACTGAAAACCACCGCTTTCAGGCGTGGTATCGGACAGCGCGAGCACGCCTTGGACATTCACCGGTAACGGTGTGAGTGAGGTGTCGGCATCCCAGTGAATAAACCCGGAAAACGGCCGCGCAGCCTGGTTTGGCGTATTCAGATTGGCGCGGTCGATGGTCACCCACAGGTCTTCACGGTCCCAGATATCGATAAACGCATCGACTACGCGCGGGGTCTGGCGGTTATCCCAGAAGGTTTGGTGGTGATAAGCCTCGACCATGCCTGAGCCGTTCAATTCCTGCATCGCATGGTCGCGCATTTGGCGACGACTCCAGGTTTGCGGGGCCTCGGCTTTCATCTCCTGGAACTCCCAGAGGAACTCTGCCGTGCGCTTTATCTGCCCAGCGTCGACAGCCTGTTTGACGATCACAAAACCGTAGGTTTGCCAGTGCTGAAAATCCGCTTCGGACAGTACCCGCAGCGGCAGTTGCTTGCGCAGGTCGCGCAGTTGCGGCAGGTCGGTATCGGCCACGGATGGGTTGCCGGGTGTTTGTCTGGGTTGAGTGTAAGGCTGGTTCATGGGCGTCTCCCTTGTTTTTGTTGGGTGGCCCATTGTTGTTTCGCGGCAGGCGGCTGACTTCGCGGCAAATGTCTGGCATTAATACTATTCTGACTATTTAATTGCCTTTGGAGTCATGATGCGACCGCAATACGAGCGCCTGACCCTGGCCGATGACCAGTCCTGGCAACTGCTGTGGCGCGAGTTGCCCGAGCTGCCGTTTCTCTGGCATTACCACCCGGAGTTCGAACTGACGCTGACTATCAACGCCCGCGGTCAACGTTATGTGGGCGATCATCTGGCGGACTTTACCGACGGCGATTTGATCCTGCTGGGCCCCAACCTTCCTCACACGTGGTCGGCCAGCGAACGTGTCGATCAGGCTCAAGAGATGCTGGCGGTGGTGGTGTGGTTTTCTCGGGCGTGGCTGCATCAGGTCAGCGGTTTTGCCGAATTGAGTGGTTTGCTTGCCTTGGGCCAGCGGTCGTCGCGTGGGTTGCAGTTCAGCGCGCCTGTGGCGGAGCGTGTGCGGCCGTTGCTGTTGCGCATGCAGGCGCTGGCGACGGCGCAACGTTTGCCGTTGCTGCTGGAGGTGCTGTTGCTATTGGTGCAGGATCAGCAGACGTTGCCGCTGGCGTCGATGACGTCAGCGGTCGTCACTGAGGAGGCACAGCCCCAGCGTCTGGGGCGGGTGCTGGACTTTATGCACAGCCACTTCCAGCAGCCCATTGCTGTCGAACAACTGGCCGAACGTGCAGCGTTATCGGTGGGCGCCTTTCACCGGTTCTTCAAACGTCATACCCGCCTGACCGTGACCGCGTATCTGGCTCAACTGCGTATCGGCCATGCCTGCCAGCAACTGATCCAGACCCACACCGCCATCGGCGCCATCGCGCAACAATCGGGCTACGCCAACCTGGCGCATTTCAATCGTCAGTTTCTGGCCGCCAAAGGCGTCAGTCCTCGGGTGTTTCGCCAGCGTTATCGTTAGGCCGTGGCGTTTTTGTGACGCACAGCCACCGGCCCTGAGCGTTGTTCAATCTGTTGCTTGAGGTCGTGCCGCAATCCCAACAGAAACGCCAGCTCTGCGACGACAAACAATGGCCCGACAATCAGCCCGGACACGTCATCGACAAACGCCGGCTTTCTGCCCTCGTAGTAATGGCCGACAAACTGGATCACCCAGCCCACCACAAACATCCCGATGCCGCTGCCGAGCCACACCAGGGTGCTGTGTGCCGCCAACACATGCCCCGCCCATACCGACAAGCCCATCAACACCGTCATCAGCACGCCAAGCGCCAGTTCCAGGCGCAGGTAGAACCAGGCTGAGAACAACGCCAGCAACACGGCTGGCGACAGCCACAGCCCGGCCACCGACCATTCGGGGCGCGAGAGCAAGACGGCCACGGCCACCACGATCAGCGGAATGCCGATGAAGTGGCTGGCGATATTGCGCGGGTCGCGGTGGTAGGCGGCGTATTGACTGAGGTGGTCGACGAGGCTTTTCATTGTTATTCCTCCTGTAGGATGTTTGATCATGCCCTGTAAGCCTGTGGCGAACTGTCAACTGGGCGACAATCTTCGGAGTACTCATGGACGCAGAGAAATGGCACGCGCGGCTGTCCACCGGTCATTGGTACAGCCACCTGCCTGCTGCCTTTCAGAATAGTTTGTGCAAGCAGGGCCGGTTGCGACCGCTGACCGCTGGCCAATATCTGTTCAAACGCGGTGACCCGCCCTGTGGGTTGTATGCAGTGCTGGATGGCTCCATACGCATCAGCGCGGTGAGCGAACAGGGCAAGGAGGCGGTGTTGAGCCTGGTGGAGCTGCCGCACTGGTTTGGCGAGATTTCCTTGTTCGACGGTTTGCCCCGCACCCATGACGCTTGCGCCGTCGGGCCCTGCACCTTGTTGCAGGTGCCGCAGCCGGCGATGCTGCAGATCCTCGAAGAGTATCCGCGTTACTGGCGTGACATGGCCCTGCTGATGAGCCAGAAACTGCGCCTGACCTTTATCAATATTGAACAACTGAGCCTGATGCCGGCGTCGGTGCGTGTGGCTCACCGCCTGCTGATGATCGCCGAAGGCTACGGCGAGATCGAACAGACGCGGCGAATGCTGCAACTGCCCCAGGAAGACCTGGCAGCAATGTTGAGCCTTTCACGCCAGACCACCAACGCCTTGCTCAAGGATCTTCAAGGCCAGGGCATTGTGCGCCTGGGCTATGGCGAGATCGAAATCCTCGATGTGCAGCGGTTGCGCGAGGCGGCGCACGCCTGAGGGTGTTAGCCTGCGGTCACGATTATTCGAGGTGTGTTATGCGTGTGCTGTTAGTGGAACACGAGTCGGAGACGGCCGAGTGGATGGGCAAGAGCCTGGAAGAGGCCAGTTACACGGTGGAAGTGGCGGCCAACGGCATGGCGGCCCTGCGCTTTGTCGAAAGCACCGAGTACGATCTGGTGATCCTGGATGTGATGCTGCCGGGGCTGAATGCCTGGAAGTTGCAGCAGGCGATTCGGCTGAAGGGTGAGACGCCAGTGTTGTTCCTGACCACGCCTGACGGCATTGAAGACCGTTTGCGTGGGTTGGAGCTGCATGAGGATGATTACCTGCTCAAGCCGTTTGATGCCAAGGGGTTGGTGGCGCGGGTGAGGATGCTGTTGCGGCGCGACCGGGGGCGGTGATTGACCCGGTATGTGCGGTGTTTGAACCATTGCTATCGCGGGCAAGTCGCACCGCCGCTCCCACAGAGGGACGCAGTTCAAATGTGGGAGCCGGGCTTGCCCGCGATGAGGCCCTTGTAGACGCAATAAATTTATCTACCGCAGCCCATCCCGGAACTGCCCCGGCGTCATCCCCGTCCAGCGCTTGAACGCCCGATTGAAGCTGCTGGTATCAGCAAACCCCAACAAATGGCTGACCTCCGCCAACGAGCACTGCGGATCGCGCAGGTGCAACAGCGCCAGATTCTCGCGACATTCATTGAGTAACGCATCAAACCGACACCCCTCATCCGCCAAGTGTCGCTGCAAGCTGCGCAAGCTCAAATGCAAGGTCTGGGCAATGCGCTCGGCACTTGGCTCACCCTCCGGCAACTGCGCTTCGATGGCCGCGCGTACCTTGCGCTCCCAGGTCAGCGGTTGCAGCTGGGCGAGGGTGCGTTTGAGCACCGTTTCATTGTGCTCTGCCAGTTCCGGGTTGGCGTCGTCCAGGTGGCTGTCGAAGTCATGGGCGGCGAACTCCAGGCGATCCTCATCGGCGCCGAAAAACACCGGGGAACGAAACACCGTGTGCCAGGGCTTGGGATCCGCCGGCTCCGGCCGTCTCAGGTGCACCGCCAGCGGCGCATAGTCGCGGCCCAGGCGGTTGCGGCAGGTGCGCACGTAAATCGCCGCGAAGGCATCGATGGCTTCAAGCGCCGG is a genomic window of Pseudomonas sp. ADAK18 containing:
- the cysW gene encoding sulfate ABC transporter permease subunit CysW, coding for MSQSSITAASSANAARRGSAVSRRILISLGWLIFALFLLLPLFIVVSQGLKLGLGAFFAAIFEPDALSALKLTVIAVLISVPLNVVFGVSAAWCVSKYSFRGKSMLVTLIDLPFSVSPVIAGLVYVLMFGAQGFFGPWLQDHDIQIVFALPGIVLATIFVTVPFVARELIPLMQEQGTQEEEAARLLGANGWQMFWHVTVPNIKWGLIYGVVLCTARAMGEFGAVSVVSGHIRGVTNTLPLHVEILYNEYNHVAAFAVASLLLILALFILLLKQWSENRINRLRASAAEE
- a CDS encoding Crp/Fnr family transcriptional regulator — translated: MDAEKWHARLSTGHWYSHLPAAFQNSLCKQGRLRPLTAGQYLFKRGDPPCGLYAVLDGSIRISAVSEQGKEAVLSLVELPHWFGEISLFDGLPRTHDACAVGPCTLLQVPQPAMLQILEEYPRYWRDMALLMSQKLRLTFINIEQLSLMPASVRVAHRLLMIAEGYGEIEQTRRMLQLPQEDLAAMLSLSRQTTNALLKDLQGQGIVRLGYGEIEILDVQRLREAAHA
- a CDS encoding AraC family transcriptional regulator is translated as MTEPTSLASWTRALRKQLDAQGLDSAALCVQAGLDPQQMDDPNARYPLSATTRLWELAVQASGDPAIGLRVSRFVSPTTFHALGYALVASGSLREVFERIVRYHPVVSDALMLELSRTGERYCLHLLQPSNSPAPALEAIDAFAAIYVRTCRNRLGRDYAPLAVHLRRPEPADPKPWHTVFRSPVFFGADEDRLEFAAHDFDSHLDDANPELAEHNETVLKRTLAQLQPLTWERKVRAAIEAQLPEGEPSAERIAQTLHLSLRSLQRHLADEGCRFDALLNECRENLALLHLRDPQCSLAEVSHLLGFADTSSFNRAFKRWTGMTPGQFRDGLR
- a CDS encoding DUF962 domain-containing protein; this translates as MKSLVDHLSQYAAYHRDPRNIASHFIGIPLIVVAVAVLLSRPEWSVAGLWLSPAVLLALFSAWFYLRLELALGVLMTVLMGLSVWAGHVLAAHSTLVWLGSGIGMFVVGWVIQFVGHYYEGRKPAFVDDVSGLIVGPLFVVAELAFLLGLRHDLKQQIEQRSGPVAVRHKNATA
- a CDS encoding response regulator; translation: MRVLLVEHESETAEWMGKSLEEASYTVEVAANGMAALRFVESTEYDLVILDVMLPGLNAWKLQQAIRLKGETPVLFLTTPDGIEDRLRGLELHEDDYLLKPFDAKGLVARVRMLLRRDRGR
- a CDS encoding sulfate/molybdate ABC transporter ATP-binding protein; this translates as MSIEVRNVSKNFNAFKALDSISLDIQSGELVALLGPSGCGKTTLLRIIAGLETPDAGSIVFHGEDVSGHDVRDRNVGFVFQHYALFRHMTVFDNVAFGLRMKPKNQRPTESQIATKVHELLNMVQLDWLSDRYPEQLSGGQRQRIALARALAVEPKVLLLDEPFGALDAKVRKELRRWLARLHEDINLTSVFVTHDQEEAMEVADRIVVMNKGVIEQIGSPGDVYENPASDFVYHFLGDSNRLHLGEDQHVLFRPHEVSLSRHELEDHHAAEVRDIRPLGATTRVTLKVEGQSELIEAEVVKDHDSLTGLARGETLFFKPKVWQKA
- a CDS encoding phytanoyl-CoA dioxygenase family protein — encoded protein: MNQPYTQPRQTPGNPSVADTDLPQLRDLRKQLPLRVLSEADFQHWQTYGFVIVKQAVDAGQIKRTAEFLWEFQEMKAEAPQTWSRRQMRDHAMQELNGSGMVEAYHHQTFWDNRQTPRVVDAFIDIWDREDLWVTIDRANLNTPNQAARPFSGFIHWDADTSLTPLPVNVQGVLALSDTTPESGGFQCYPQLFKDFIEWRKSAPEERDPWRPDVATLPWEAQFVPMQAGDLLIFNSLLAHGIRPNTSAAQVRIAQYIAFSPAQPDNAQLRDWRVQSWRERSAPQGYAFPGDPREWEKTRYAQAQLSALGEKILGSSPY
- a CDS encoding AraC family transcriptional regulator, producing MMRPQYERLTLADDQSWQLLWRELPELPFLWHYHPEFELTLTINARGQRYVGDHLADFTDGDLILLGPNLPHTWSASERVDQAQEMLAVVVWFSRAWLHQVSGFAELSGLLALGQRSSRGLQFSAPVAERVRPLLLRMQALATAQRLPLLLEVLLLLVQDQQTLPLASMTSAVVTEEAQPQRLGRVLDFMHSHFQQPIAVEQLAERAALSVGAFHRFFKRHTRLTVTAYLAQLRIGHACQQLIQTHTAIGAIAQQSGYANLAHFNRQFLAAKGVSPRVFRQRYR